The Apibacter raozihei DNA segment CATTATACCTTTTATTTAGATGTACCCAGGGAGTACTTTCATTTTGATTTAGTATAAATATAGCTAATGAAAATTCAAACTCACATTTATGCTTTTCACTTAGCATTTGTAATTCTTCTATTTTCGGCTCTAACAAGTCTAACATAACATTTAGCTGATCTTCAAAAGAAACGTATTTATCTAATGAACTTTTTAATATCCATCCGTTTTGTTTTGATATCTTTGGATTTTCAGGATTTATTCGTTCTCCTTTTACATAAACTTTTGAGGGTATAATTCTTAGTATATGAGTGATTTCTTTATGGGTAATATCTTCATAATTCCATATACTAAAATCAAAATGAATTTTATTTTTATATTCTTTTTTCATTGCTATAACATTAATTGCTTATTATTTAGACCATCATCTAACATCATAAAAATAATTTCTGGTATTACGGGTACTCTAATTAAACTCCCTGCTGCCTTCTCCATTATTTTTAATAATCCATCTCCTCCCATTTTATTTAATAAAGAACTTGTAGATAAATTATTTAAATTATGTCCAGTCCATTCTCCCGGACCATTCCCTCCTTTAGGTTTTTCATATACATTCCCCTCTTTATCTTTATATAAATCCTTTTTTCCACCACCTTTTCCTTTATCACTATGATCCCATCCGGCTTCTTGCAATTTTTCTATTTCTCCTTTTGATAAAAGTTTATCCTGTCTCCAATTTCTGTTAGGATTGGGATCTCCTCCAGTATTTTCTAGAAAAGTTATCTTTTCTATCTTATGCACCACATGATTCAATCCACTAACCACTAAACCTGTTGCGGCGCCCTGCCAGAAATTGCCGTTAGTCAAGACAGAACCGAAACCTCCGCTCAAGGTGCCAAAAAACAGAGTTCCAAAAGTCTTTGATCCATTAATTCCTGCTGCTGCTCCTCCTAACCCTACAGCTGAGGCTACCAAGCTGGAAATTCCTCCACTGGACATTCCGCTTAATACATCTCCTCCTGAAATTCCTACGATCACCCCTTGAGATAAGGTATGAAAACCAGCCGAAACTACTGCGTGAGCTATCTTCATTCCCATGGTTGCTGTATTGGCGACTACGGAAGGAAACATTGTCCCGGCTAATGTTCCTACCCCATAAGCTGCGACTCCGCTTACTCCTCCCATAATCGTACTGGTTGCAAAACCACTCCAGCTAAAAGTATCCGTGTATAAAGCATAAGCCGTATAGGTGGTTGCTCCAATAAATGCTCCGACGATAGCTGCCGTTGCTAATTCACCTAATCCAAAAAGTTCACCGGAAGGATCTGTATACATCAAAGGATTATTCAAAACATAACCGTAACGGTTATAATTTTGAGAGTTAAACGCTTCCTGTATAAAATTATCCGGAGAAAGAAACTGTTTCAATACCGGATCATACACACGTCCGTTCATATGTATAAGCCCTACCGTAAAGAAATGCTCATGACCGGTATACCCGCGATCCAGAAATTTAAACTGAGCATTCACCGATTGTGTATTCCCGTTTTTATCGGTAACTTTTACTACATTACCCCAAGGATCGAATAGACGGCGTTCTACAGTCTGCCCCTTTTCATTACTTACTGCAAGAATCGTTCCCTGATAATCGCGATGCAGGTAATAAATTCCTTCTTCCGATTTTGACCCTGAGGTTGTAAACCGGGTCATCCATAAAGCAGGTGCATCGTACGGAGTACCGGATATATAGGTGATTATTTTTGTTCCTTCTTCATCAGTAATAATTTCTACCTGCTTATCATCGGAATAATATTTACGTGTATGTATCGTACTCCCAGTGCTAACTTCTGCCTGAGTACGGCTATTGTGAAGGTTGTATTCAAAAATTACTTTTTCCTGTCCTTCTGTAATCTGAACTGGGTTTTTAAATACATTATACGTAATTTGCTGTGTGGGCTTG contains these protein-coding regions:
- a CDS encoding DUF4279 domain-containing protein, which encodes MKKEYKNKIHFDFSIWNYEDITHKEITHILRIIPSKVYVKGERINPENPKISKQNGWILKSSLDKYVSFEDQLNVMLDLLEPKIEELQMLSEKHKCEFEFSLAIFILNQNESTPWVHLNKRYNDFIRKVDVEFDFDIYYPPEDEE